The following proteins come from a genomic window of Edaphobacter sp. 4G125:
- a CDS encoding acido-empty-quinoprotein group A: MKRIHTLSIASLLFSSVFSFAQGGGVSPESLLKPLKNDWPTYNGDYTGKRYSALTQVNRQTVKNLSLSWFSRLTPGDNSSGSTAPTAGPQVPLIVGGEGPGNINIRAGSIKGSVLAVDGTLYVTMPDNAWAIDARDGHQLWHYFWKTKGGTHIGNRGFGMWNDYLFMETPDDYLVSLDAKTGKERWHKMIANVEEGYFATPAPIVIGNHVLVGVGNDIDSPGFLQSFDPETGELQWKLYTVPMKKDDPGADTWKSIDAARHGGAQTWITGAYDPETNLYIFGTGNPTPAYTTGLRGDLDNLFTCSLIAVNVDTGKMAWYFQTSPHDMHDYDSAQTPVFIDGIFKGKMRKMVATAARNGYYFLLDRVTGEHLVTSKYGEMTNWAKGLTPAGGPKRDPDKDATVPGSLASPTSGGTINWEPVAFSPMTNLFYTYEVNSFSILHLTDTDPRGSMGLGGKEELFVGSTGSYLSALDYRTGVARWRHKFYNSGSIGGGGLLATAGGLVFTGDGAGNLVAFDATDGKLLWNTRIGNISNAPQTFEMDGHQYVICASGDTMWSFILH, translated from the coding sequence GTGAAACGTATCCATACGCTCTCAATTGCATCGCTGCTGTTTTCCTCTGTCTTTTCATTCGCACAGGGAGGAGGGGTTTCTCCGGAATCTCTCCTGAAGCCGCTGAAGAATGATTGGCCAACCTACAACGGCGATTACACCGGTAAGAGGTACAGTGCTCTAACGCAGGTGAATCGTCAGACGGTAAAGAATCTCTCGTTGTCGTGGTTCTCCCGTCTGACTCCCGGAGACAATTCTTCTGGAAGCACAGCACCTACGGCGGGACCGCAGGTGCCGTTGATTGTTGGTGGCGAAGGACCGGGGAACATCAATATTCGCGCAGGTTCGATCAAGGGATCGGTGCTTGCGGTCGATGGCACGCTATATGTGACGATGCCGGATAACGCCTGGGCGATTGATGCCCGTGATGGCCATCAGCTATGGCATTACTTCTGGAAGACCAAGGGTGGGACCCACATCGGCAATCGCGGGTTTGGCATGTGGAATGACTATCTCTTCATGGAGACGCCTGACGACTACCTGGTCTCTCTGGATGCAAAGACGGGCAAAGAGCGTTGGCACAAAATGATTGCCAATGTAGAAGAGGGTTACTTTGCTACGCCAGCACCGATCGTTATTGGCAATCATGTTTTAGTTGGGGTCGGCAACGATATCGATTCTCCAGGATTTCTCCAATCGTTTGACCCGGAGACGGGCGAACTGCAATGGAAGCTCTATACGGTGCCGATGAAGAAGGATGACCCTGGCGCCGATACGTGGAAGAGTATCGATGCGGCTCGACATGGTGGCGCGCAGACGTGGATTACCGGCGCGTATGATCCAGAGACAAACCTCTACATCTTCGGGACGGGGAATCCAACTCCGGCTTATACGACCGGGTTACGTGGCGATCTTGACAATCTGTTTACCTGCTCGCTGATTGCAGTGAACGTAGATACGGGGAAGATGGCCTGGTATTTCCAGACATCCCCGCATGACATGCACGACTATGATTCGGCGCAAACGCCAGTCTTTATTGATGGCATATTCAAAGGCAAGATGCGGAAGATGGTGGCAACCGCGGCGCGCAACGGCTACTACTTTCTGCTGGATCGTGTCACCGGGGAGCATCTGGTGACAAGCAAGTATGGCGAAATGACGAACTGGGCCAAAGGGTTGACTCCAGCAGGCGGACCAAAGCGCGACCCAGATAAGGACGCAACAGTCCCAGGCTCGCTTGCTTCTCCTACCTCTGGAGGGACTATTAATTGGGAACCCGTAGCATTCTCTCCTATGACGAATCTTTTCTATACCTATGAGGTGAATTCGTTCTCGATTCTGCATCTGACCGATACCGATCCACGTGGCTCGATGGGGTTGGGTGGCAAGGAAGAACTATTCGTCGGAAGTACGGGAAGCTATCTCAGCGCTCTCGACTATCGCACAGGTGTAGCACGCTGGCGTCACAAGTTTTATAACTCTGGAAGTATCGGCGGTGGCGGTCTTTTGGCAACTGCCGGGGGCCTGGTGTTTACGGGCGATGGGGCCGGTAATCTTGTGGCCTTCGATGCGACTGACGGCAAACTACTCTGGAATACACGCATAGGAAATATTTCAAACGCGCCACAGACGTTCGAGATGGACGGCCATCAATACGTGATCTGCGCATCTGGCGACACGATGTGGTCTTTCATTTTGCATTGA
- a CDS encoding c-type cytochrome, translating to MKTFYSRCIAVGTAWVVVATAVCYFGGLKTASAAGQAGRSAFNSGQVRPPEDPAKVIHGKALYGINCQACHGADLRGGDMGGPNLLRSQAALTDQHGEQIIPIIQGARMAQGMPNIGLNDEDAGAVAAYIRSVIATIGGQGAPPGEKAKPLNIVVGDATRGQEYFAMHCASCHSATGDLKDIATKYPDPVQLQAHWVAGGGNNRNAPSKATVDVTVAPGEKISGKLVRIDDFIVTLQLSDGTQRSFTRKGSVPTVVVHNPMQAHRDMLPHYTDRDIHDVTAYLVTLK from the coding sequence ATGAAAACTTTTTATTCGCGTTGCATTGCTGTGGGAACAGCGTGGGTGGTTGTTGCCACTGCAGTTTGTTATTTTGGCGGTTTGAAGACCGCTTCTGCCGCGGGACAGGCGGGGCGTTCCGCCTTTAATTCAGGCCAGGTTCGTCCACCGGAGGACCCCGCAAAGGTGATTCACGGTAAAGCGCTCTACGGCATTAATTGCCAGGCGTGCCATGGAGCGGACCTTCGTGGAGGCGATATGGGGGGGCCAAATCTCCTTCGTTCGCAGGCGGCATTAACCGATCAGCATGGAGAGCAGATCATTCCCATTATTCAGGGAGCCCGCATGGCGCAGGGGATGCCGAATATTGGGCTGAACGATGAGGATGCTGGAGCTGTTGCTGCCTATATTCGTTCGGTAATTGCGACGATAGGCGGTCAAGGCGCGCCTCCTGGAGAAAAAGCCAAGCCACTCAACATCGTGGTGGGAGATGCGACACGCGGGCAGGAGTATTTTGCCATGCACTGCGCAAGCTGCCATTCGGCCACAGGGGATCTGAAGGATATTGCGACAAAATATCCAGACCCCGTACAGTTGCAGGCGCATTGGGTCGCTGGCGGTGGAAACAATCGCAATGCTCCCAGTAAGGCAACCGTTGATGTGACAGTCGCACCGGGGGAGAAGATTTCTGGCAAACTAGTGCGCATCGATGACTTTATTGTGACGCTGCAACTAAGCGATGGCACGCAACGTAGCTTTACGCGGAAGGGTTCTGTGCCAACGGTGGTAGTGCATAATCCGATGCAGGCGCATCGAGACATGCTGCCGCACTATACAGACCGCGATATTCACGATGTGACTGCATACCTGGTGACCCTGAAGTGA
- a CDS encoding AMP-binding protein — protein MRSHLATLLEDFRRFGSERAVVRHTGNRRKSTSYEEIARLAGRFAALLDERGILVGDRVIIWAENSAQWISAFYGCMLRGVLAVPLDVYGTVEFATRVASDVRPSLIVGDQEFLRSLKGEWSQLAFEDWLDVLPAKEMVAAANLSRDTPLQILFTSGTTGDPKGIVHTHGNILASLEPIEQAARGYMRYERLVHPLRFLHTLPLSHVFGQMMGLWVPAVFAAEVHFESRLVSARLIETVREERISVVAAVPRVLAMLKNHLETEYPNLPMRLAEAQEKSSIRRWWYFRDIHSAFGWKFWAFVTGGSALSVSTERFWTTLSFVVVQGYGMTETAALITLNHPFHISGGSMGKPLPGREVKMQPDGEVLVRGPMVSSATWSGGSLHPRESEWLATGDLAKMQSDGALRFLGRKSETIVTGSGVNLHPEDLEVAFEQEPEVRACAVVPMETASGSEPCVVLAMRGSDAHADTILQRANAQLAEFQRIRRYALWPDPDLPRTSTGKVKRAEITAWLANKEVKSEEKEQVADEDWLLRLIARITGENPPAEGEKDLRLTEDLHLDSLGRVQLFSALEQRLGLPINEEESSKVETLKELRQFVMQSGRLNAEFDWPSERARDAQNIDASRLTTSNQETRSRSERTSPTSVSHYVYPRWPWSWPVRWLRSVFLEVVLRPLVWLLAAPRIVQPSLPRTSTADDSMLIVANHVSTYDVPLLFFALQRSIRTHTAVAMAGEMLEDFRRARRQGSHWPNPAGPIAWFLLSALFNVFPLPRQRDFQRSFDHMGRVLDRGFHIILFPEGRRSPDGTLADFRRGIGLLVKQSSAPVLPVALCGLGNLKMGRGRWFRSGRIEIHIGQPLYFGANETETAITERLQLAVKELLTA, from the coding sequence ATGCGCTCTCATCTGGCTACGTTGCTGGAGGATTTTCGTCGCTTTGGCAGCGAGAGGGCCGTTGTTCGCCATACCGGTAATCGACGCAAGAGTACTAGCTACGAAGAGATTGCAAGATTAGCCGGGCGTTTTGCGGCGCTGCTGGACGAGCGCGGCATTCTGGTCGGTGATCGGGTCATAATATGGGCGGAGAACAGCGCCCAATGGATTAGTGCGTTTTACGGATGTATGTTGCGGGGGGTACTGGCTGTTCCGCTGGATGTCTATGGAACGGTCGAGTTTGCGACGCGAGTAGCGTCTGATGTGCGTCCGTCATTGATTGTGGGTGATCAGGAGTTTCTTCGTTCGCTCAAAGGAGAGTGGTCTCAGCTTGCGTTTGAAGATTGGCTGGATGTACTGCCTGCGAAAGAGATGGTGGCGGCTGCCAATCTTTCGCGCGATACACCGTTGCAGATTCTCTTTACTTCCGGAACAACCGGAGATCCGAAAGGCATCGTCCATACCCATGGAAACATTCTCGCCAGCCTTGAGCCGATCGAGCAGGCTGCCCGCGGCTATATGCGTTATGAGCGTCTGGTCCATCCGTTGCGTTTTCTTCATACGCTACCGTTGAGCCATGTCTTTGGGCAGATGATGGGATTGTGGGTCCCGGCGGTCTTTGCTGCAGAGGTTCACTTTGAAAGCCGCCTTGTATCCGCTCGGCTGATTGAAACAGTTCGTGAAGAGCGCATTTCAGTTGTTGCGGCGGTGCCTCGGGTACTTGCGATGCTCAAGAACCATCTGGAAACGGAATATCCCAATCTGCCGATGCGTCTGGCAGAGGCGCAAGAGAAGTCCTCCATCCGACGGTGGTGGTATTTCCGCGATATCCATTCGGCTTTTGGATGGAAATTCTGGGCCTTTGTGACTGGCGGCAGCGCCTTGTCGGTTTCAACCGAGCGCTTCTGGACCACGCTTTCTTTTGTAGTGGTTCAGGGGTACGGCATGACAGAAACTGCTGCACTGATCACTCTCAACCACCCCTTCCATATATCAGGCGGCAGCATGGGAAAACCACTTCCAGGTCGAGAAGTTAAGATGCAGCCTGATGGCGAGGTGCTGGTTCGCGGCCCAATGGTTTCGTCTGCAACCTGGAGCGGCGGTTCGTTGCATCCTCGGGAGAGCGAATGGCTGGCCACTGGAGACCTGGCGAAGATGCAGTCCGATGGAGCGCTTCGCTTTCTTGGGAGAAAGAGCGAGACCATTGTTACTGGTTCGGGAGTCAATCTTCATCCTGAAGACCTCGAAGTCGCCTTTGAGCAAGAACCAGAGGTGAGGGCTTGCGCGGTTGTTCCTATGGAGACAGCTTCAGGAAGTGAGCCATGTGTTGTATTGGCTATGCGTGGATCAGATGCGCATGCGGACACGATCCTGCAACGGGCGAATGCGCAGTTGGCTGAATTTCAGCGCATACGCAGATATGCTCTATGGCCTGATCCCGATCTCCCTCGGACCTCAACGGGGAAGGTGAAGCGAGCGGAGATTACCGCATGGTTAGCTAACAAAGAAGTCAAAAGCGAGGAGAAAGAGCAAGTCGCGGATGAAGATTGGCTTCTGAGGCTGATTGCCCGTATCACCGGAGAGAATCCACCCGCTGAGGGGGAGAAAGATCTACGACTTACGGAAGACCTGCATTTAGATAGCCTGGGGCGCGTGCAATTATTCAGTGCGCTTGAACAGAGGCTGGGATTACCAATTAATGAGGAGGAATCGAGCAAAGTCGAGACGCTGAAAGAGCTTCGACAATTTGTAATGCAATCGGGCAGGTTAAATGCTGAATTTGATTGGCCCAGTGAAAGAGCGCGGGACGCTCAGAATATCGATGCTTCCCGGTTGACAACAAGCAACCAGGAAACGCGATCGCGATCAGAGCGCACATCGCCTACATCTGTGTCGCATTATGTGTATCCTCGCTGGCCATGGTCATGGCCTGTGCGATGGCTGCGTAGTGTCTTTCTGGAGGTCGTGCTTCGTCCACTTGTTTGGTTACTCGCCGCGCCGCGTATTGTGCAGCCCTCTCTTCCGCGAACGTCGACTGCAGATGACAGCATGCTCATTGTTGCGAACCATGTGAGCACCTATGATGTGCCATTGCTGTTTTTTGCATTACAGCGATCAATTCGCACTCACACAGCTGTGGCTATGGCGGGAGAAATGCTTGAAGACTTCCGCCGCGCCAGACGACAGGGATCGCATTGGCCTAATCCCGCAGGACCTATTGCATGGTTCCTTCTCTCCGCCCTGTTCAATGTCTTTCCGTTGCCGCGACAGCGAGATTTTCAACGCAGTTTTGATCACATGGGAAGAGTTCTGGATCGCGGTTTTCACATTATTCTGTTTCCAGAAGGCAGACGTTCGCCAGATGGAACTTTAGCAGACTTTCGACGCGGGATCGGCCTTCTGGTGAAGCAATCTTCCGCTCCCGTTTTGCCCGTGGCGCTTTGCGGGCTGGGCAATCTTAAGATGGGAAGAGGCAGGTGGTTTCGTTCAGGGCGCATTGAGATCCATATCGGTCAGCCACTCTATTTTGGTGCGAATGAAACGGAAACCGCGATTACAGAACGGCTACAGCTTGCGGTGAAGGAGCTTCTGACCGCGTGA